The sequence GGCCGCCAATGGCCTGAAAAATCTCGAAGGCACCGTGGCCATGGCCCGCGCGGCCGATCCGCACAGTGCCGCGGCCCAGTTTTTTATCAATACTGTCGATAACCCGGACCTGGATCATCAAGGCGGGGACGAGTTCGGCTATTGTGTTTTCGGTCAGGTTATTGACGGGATGGATGTGGTCAAAAAAATTGAAAAAGTCCGGGTCAAATCCCTGGGTGATCACGAACACGCGCCCGCCGATCAGGTGTCCATTAACTCCATTACCCGTTTTGAATGACGGACGACGTTGAAGTAAGGTACGAAACATGAGTGAAGATTTTGCCGAGCTGTTCGCTTCCTACGAATCCCAGCGCAAGACAGCCCTCAAGGCAGGGGACAAGGTGTCCGGAACGGTCATCTCCATTGGTCAGAAGTCCGTTTTTGTTGATTGCGGAGCGTCCGTGGATGGGATCGTGGACCGCGAGGAACTGCTGAACGACGCCGGCGAAGTGAGCGTGGCCGAGGGCGACACGCTGGAACTCTACGTGGTCGG is a genomic window of Deltaproteobacteria bacterium containing:
- a CDS encoding peptidyl-prolyl cis-trans isomerase — its product is MSNPVVLVDTTKGEFLVELFADKAPGTVANFLSYVDENFYIGTLFHRVIKGFMIQGGGLDNMMREKPTKAPIPNEAANGLKNLEGTVAMARAADPHSAAAQFFINTVDNPDLDHQGGDEFGYCVFGQVIDGMDVVKKIEKVRVKSLGDHEHAPADQVSINSITRFE